A window of the Cystobacter fuscus genome harbors these coding sequences:
- a CDS encoding phytoene desaturase family protein — protein MKLSAMSSVLDAIVVGAGPNGLAAAVTLARAGRSVRVVEAAPTPGGGARSAELTLPGYVHDVCSAVHPLAVASPFLRQLPLADHGLEWVHPDAPLAHPLEDGNAAVLERSLEATARGLGPDARRYERWMRPMVHAFEDVMAQLGDPLRLPRHPLRLARFGLRALRSAHAQARSAFRGPLARALFAGGAAHSFSALERPLTSAFGILLLTSGHAVGWPFPRGGTQKLVDALVCYLRALGGEVVTGQRVTNVDELPRSRAVLLDVTPAQLVKLAGHRLPPPYVEKLRRFRYGPGVFKVDWALAGPIPWRAVGCSRAGTVHVGGSLEEISASEAAVARGQVPERPFVLVAQHTPFDDSRAPKGRHTGWAYCHVPNGCTEDMTARIEAQMERFAPGFGDLVLARHTRSPAQYEAYNANCIGGDISGGAMEGLQLLARPVASLVPYATPDPRIYLCSSSTPPGAGVHGLCGFLAARALLASEVWRKG, from the coding sequence ATGAAGCTGTCCGCCATGAGTTCGGTGCTCGACGCGATCGTGGTGGGCGCGGGACCCAATGGGCTCGCCGCCGCGGTGACCCTGGCCCGCGCGGGCCGCTCGGTGCGAGTCGTGGAGGCCGCCCCCACCCCCGGCGGCGGCGCCCGCTCGGCCGAGCTCACCCTGCCCGGCTACGTCCACGACGTCTGCTCCGCCGTCCACCCGCTCGCCGTGGCCTCGCCCTTCCTGCGCCAGCTCCCCCTCGCCGACCACGGCCTGGAGTGGGTCCACCCGGACGCGCCCCTCGCCCACCCCCTGGAGGATGGCAACGCCGCCGTGCTCGAGCGCTCCCTGGAGGCCACCGCGCGGGGACTCGGCCCCGACGCCAGGCGCTACGAGCGCTGGATGCGCCCCATGGTGCACGCCTTCGAGGACGTCATGGCCCAGCTCGGCGACCCCCTGCGCCTGCCCCGCCATCCGCTGCGGCTCGCCCGCTTCGGCCTGCGCGCCCTGCGCTCCGCCCATGCCCAGGCCCGGAGCGCCTTCCGCGGACCCCTCGCCCGCGCCCTCTTCGCCGGTGGCGCCGCGCACTCCTTCTCCGCCCTCGAGCGCCCCCTCACCTCCGCCTTCGGCATCCTCCTGCTCACCTCGGGCCACGCCGTGGGCTGGCCGTTCCCCCGAGGCGGCACCCAGAAGCTCGTGGACGCGCTCGTGTGCTACCTGCGCGCGCTCGGCGGCGAGGTGGTCACGGGCCAGCGCGTGACGAACGTGGACGAGCTGCCCCGCTCCCGCGCCGTGCTGCTCGACGTGACGCCCGCGCAGCTCGTGAAGCTCGCCGGCCACCGGCTGCCACCGCCCTACGTGGAGAAGCTGCGGCGCTTCCGCTACGGGCCCGGCGTGTTCAAGGTGGACTGGGCCCTCGCTGGCCCCATCCCCTGGCGCGCCGTCGGGTGCTCCCGCGCGGGCACCGTGCACGTGGGCGGCAGCCTGGAGGAGATCTCCGCGAGCGAGGCCGCCGTCGCCCGGGGTCAGGTGCCCGAGCGCCCCTTCGTGCTCGTGGCCCAGCACACCCCCTTCGACGACAGCCGCGCCCCCAAGGGCCGACACACCGGGTGGGCGTACTGCCACGTGCCCAACGGCTGCACCGAGGACATGACCGCCCGCATCGAGGCGCAAATGGAGCGCTTCGCCCCGGGCTTCGGCGACCTCGTGCTCGCCCGGCACACGCGCTCGCCCGCGCAATACGAGGCGTACAACGCCAACTGCATCGGCGGGGACATCTCCGGTGGCGCCATGGAGGGCCTGCAACTGCTCGCCCGACCCGTGGCGAGCCTCGTGCCCTACGCCACGCCGGATCCGCGCATCTATCTGTGCTCGTCCTCCACGCCCCCCGGGGCCGGAGTACATGGGCTGTGCGGGTTCCTCGCCGCGCGCGCCCTGCTCGCCAGCGAGGTGTGGCGCAAGGGGTAG
- a CDS encoding phospholipase D-like domain-containing protein, with product MSHTPPQGTLVVPPHPGLQLVQGPLQPIVPTALPPEGASEPCPQLLPGHQVELVCNGHIFQVIEREIARARSSIHLCIYIWRPGKVSDRLVAALEERARAGVACRLLVDAVGSRGGFEKHVRPRLERAGCEVRRFHPPRLRRFWRLLLRNHRKLLVIDGRVGLTGGWCISDEWDGHGQREHEWRDTNVRVLGPAALAQMQATFSEDWQHSGGEPLPPDSFPSLAPEGPARAAFIQSRARPGAEPAEQMLEAVFSSARRRLWISSGYFAINDAFTRLLIRQRHAGVDVRVLVPGPINDVPVARAMQRSTYRSLLKHGVRIWEYQPSMMHAKTAVVDEDQCIVGSTNLDPFSLNVLQEGSLVVKDPALTTALARAFLEDLDVSREVHTTPWYYLLISGMRRVLWWIFDRFD from the coding sequence ATGAGCCACACGCCCCCTCAAGGCACCCTGGTCGTCCCGCCCCACCCGGGGCTCCAGCTCGTCCAGGGCCCTCTCCAGCCCATCGTTCCCACCGCCCTCCCGCCCGAGGGCGCCTCCGAGCCGTGCCCCCAGTTGCTGCCCGGTCACCAGGTGGAGCTGGTGTGCAACGGCCACATCTTCCAGGTCATCGAGCGGGAGATCGCACGGGCCCGCTCGAGCATCCACCTGTGCATCTACATCTGGCGCCCGGGGAAGGTATCGGATCGCCTCGTGGCGGCCCTCGAGGAGCGGGCGCGCGCGGGTGTCGCCTGCCGGTTGCTCGTGGACGCCGTGGGCAGCCGGGGCGGCTTCGAGAAGCACGTGCGCCCTCGCCTGGAGCGCGCCGGGTGCGAGGTTCGCCGCTTCCACCCTCCCCGCCTCCGCCGCTTCTGGCGGCTGCTCCTGCGCAACCACCGCAAGCTGCTCGTCATCGACGGACGCGTGGGGCTCACCGGCGGCTGGTGCATCTCGGACGAGTGGGACGGCCACGGCCAGCGCGAGCACGAGTGGCGTGACACCAACGTGCGTGTGCTCGGCCCCGCCGCCCTCGCGCAGATGCAGGCCACCTTCTCCGAGGACTGGCAGCACTCCGGCGGCGAGCCGCTCCCTCCCGACTCCTTCCCCTCCCTCGCCCCCGAGGGCCCCGCCCGCGCCGCCTTCATCCAGAGCCGCGCCCGCCCCGGCGCCGAGCCCGCCGAGCAGATGCTGGAAGCGGTCTTCAGCTCCGCCCGGCGCCGGCTGTGGATCTCCAGCGGCTACTTCGCCATCAACGACGCCTTCACCCGCCTGCTCATCCGCCAGCGCCATGCCGGCGTGGACGTGCGCGTGCTCGTGCCGGGTCCCATCAACGACGTCCCCGTGGCGCGCGCCATGCAGCGCTCCACCTACCGCTCCCTGCTCAAGCACGGCGTACGCATCTGGGAGTACCAGCCCTCGATGATGCACGCCAAGACGGCCGTGGTGGACGAGGACCAGTGCATCGTCGGCTCCACCAACCTGGATCCCTTCTCCCTCAACGTGCTGCAGGAGGGCTCGCTCGTGGTGAAGGACCCCGCCCTCACCACCGCGCTCGCGCGGGCCTTCCTCGAGGATCTCGACGTCTCGCGCGAGGTGCACACGACGCCCTGGTACTACCTCCTGATCTCCGGCATGCGCCGCGTCCTGTGGTGGATATTCGACCGGTTCGATTGA